One region of Synechococcus elongatus PCC 11801 genomic DNA includes:
- the opcA gene encoding glucose-6-phosphate dehydrogenase assembly protein OpcA, with amino-acid sequence MTTATPLLSLQKPTPIALAEIEESLSQLWANQQHSGAGTLVSRATTFSIVVYEPEEFQQILAALGLYHGHLDGLHGPVTRAAIAQAQTQLGLPATGRPDSATLKALRQAYQALQHPPSLTNQDLRGAVLSNVIATQNPCRIVSLCPTLESDRPISAEVSAYCPITSAKQASLICCEAVTLRGSREEMEAIGSFVSELLLPGLPRYVWWKATPNPEQVLFQQLASSCNCMIFDSSYFSDPEAEFLRFQDLIDQETYIADLNWHRLAAWQELTAAAFDPPERRDGLLEVDQLVIDYEKGNPAQALMYMGWIASRLGWQPVTYRCEGGEYDLREIEFRTEDDRTVKVELAGIPVGDPGLVLGDLIALRLTSENPDADCCTILCSETTGCMRMEAGGSAQSCRTEQVAPPSNETSESLLAMQMQRWGRDALYEESLAVIAAALRQRTDA; translated from the coding sequence ATGACGACCGCTACCCCTCTGCTCTCGCTGCAAAAACCAACGCCGATCGCCCTTGCCGAAATTGAAGAATCCCTGAGTCAGCTCTGGGCCAACCAACAACATAGTGGGGCTGGCACCCTCGTCTCTCGAGCCACGACCTTCAGCATCGTGGTCTATGAACCTGAGGAGTTCCAACAGATTTTGGCGGCTCTTGGTTTGTACCATGGGCACCTCGATGGCTTGCATGGACCCGTTACCCGTGCTGCGATCGCCCAAGCCCAGACACAATTGGGCTTGCCGGCAACTGGCCGTCCCGACAGTGCCACGCTCAAAGCGCTCCGACAGGCCTATCAAGCGCTACAGCATCCGCCGAGCTTGACGAATCAAGACTTGCGCGGCGCCGTGCTCAGCAATGTCATTGCCACACAAAACCCCTGTCGGATCGTTAGCCTCTGTCCCACGCTTGAAAGCGATCGCCCAATCAGCGCTGAAGTCTCGGCTTACTGCCCGATTACTTCAGCCAAGCAAGCCTCACTGATTTGCTGCGAAGCCGTGACCCTGCGAGGCTCTCGGGAAGAGATGGAGGCGATCGGCTCTTTTGTTAGTGAGCTGCTGCTGCCGGGGCTACCCCGCTACGTCTGGTGGAAAGCGACACCCAATCCTGAGCAAGTCCTCTTTCAGCAGTTAGCGAGCTCCTGCAACTGCATGATTTTTGACTCGTCCTACTTCAGCGATCCTGAAGCTGAATTTCTCCGTTTCCAAGATCTGATCGATCAGGAAACCTACATCGCCGATCTGAACTGGCACCGCTTAGCTGCTTGGCAGGAGCTCACCGCTGCTGCCTTCGATCCCCCAGAGCGTCGCGATGGACTACTGGAAGTGGATCAACTAGTGATCGACTACGAAAAAGGGAATCCAGCTCAAGCGCTGATGTACATGGGCTGGATTGCCAGCCGTTTGGGGTGGCAACCAGTCACCTACCGCTGCGAAGGCGGCGAGTACGACCTCAGAGAGATTGAGTTCCGCACGGAGGACGATCGCACGGTCAAAGTCGAGCTGGCGGGAATCCCTGTTGGGGATCCGGGGCTGGTCTTGGGCGACCTGATTGCCCTGCGCCTCACCTCTGAGAATCCTGACGCTGACTGCTGCACGATTCTCTGTTCGGAGACGACGGGTTGTATGCGGATGGAAGCAGGTGGTAGCGCCCAATCTTGCCGAACCGAGCAGGTTGCACCACCTTCTAACGAAACCTCAGAGTCTTTGCTGGCAATGCAAATGCAACGTTGGGGACGGGATGCCCTCTACGAAGAAAGTCTGGCGGTCATTGCAGCAGCACTGCGCCAACGCACAGACGCCTAA
- the petD gene encoding cytochrome b6-f complex subunit IV, with amino-acid sequence MSILKKPDLSDPILRQKLAKGMGHNYYGEPAWPNDLLYMFPVVILGTIACLTGLAVLDPALVGEPADPFATPLEILPEWYLYPVFQILRIVPNKLLGIVLQSMIPLGLIAIPFIESVNKFQNPFRRPIATAVFLFGTVFTLYLGIGAALPIDKSLTLGLF; translated from the coding sequence GATCCGATTCTGCGCCAAAAGCTGGCCAAAGGCATGGGCCATAACTACTATGGCGAGCCCGCTTGGCCCAATGATTTGCTTTACATGTTCCCGGTGGTGATTCTGGGAACGATCGCCTGCCTGACCGGCTTGGCGGTTCTAGATCCCGCTTTGGTGGGTGAACCCGCTGATCCGTTCGCAACGCCGCTGGAAATTCTGCCGGAGTGGTATCTCTACCCCGTCTTCCAAATCCTGCGGATCGTCCCCAATAAACTGCTGGGTATTGTCCTGCAGTCCATGATTCCTTTGGGCTTGATCGCAATTCCGTTCATCGAAAGCGTTAACAAGTTCCAAAATCCCTTCCGTCGCCCGATCGCAACGGCAGTCTTCCTGTTTGGTACGGTCTTCACCCTCTACCTCGGAATTGGCGCTGCCCTGCCGATCGACAAATCGCTGACCCTCGGCTTGTTCTAA